A single genomic interval of Megalobrama amblycephala isolate DHTTF-2021 linkage group LG15, ASM1881202v1, whole genome shotgun sequence harbors:
- the LOC125247736 gene encoding uncharacterized protein LOC125247736 isoform X2, producing MGLSDCPLCLREYSQLSQHLRVTHGVMNREERKLLLAIPSGRVDVRNGNCPVPGCDMSTSRMDRHLKSHTELTAAARRQVMESLKHRKILRNLAELRASDPAVAMASSLDLHESEDTEEQQQPCNNPRCQREREDLRKQRKDLRKQRKDHRKQRKDLRKQLEDLRKQVSALIEALAHMSRRCVLMEKRSQEAPSSHQPPARPTQTPTPLRRRERSQRRGAASGPRPSSSVGSPGPAVPAEVAEAAEPVQKRQRKQTEFFF from the exons ATGGGATTATCTGATTGCCCGCTTTGCCTCCGCGAGTACAGTCAACTCAGCCAGCACCTGAGGGTCACCCACGGAGTGATGAACAGAGAAGAAAGGAAGCTGCTCCTCGCCATCCCGTCCGGGAGGGTGGACGTCCGTAATGGCAACTGCCCTGTGCCCGGCTGCGACATGTCCACCTCCCGGATGGACCGCCACCTGAAGAGCCACACGGAGCTGACGGCCGCGGCTCGACGGCAGGTCATGGAGTCTCTGAAGCACAGAAAAATTCTGCGTAACCTCGCCGAGCTGCGGGCCAGCGACCCGGCCGTGGCCATGGCCTCCTCGCTCGACCTGCACGAGTCCGAAGATACGGAGGAGCAGCAGCAGCCATGCAACAACCCCAGGTGCCAAAGAGAGCGGGAGGACCTCCGAAAGCAGCGGAAGGACCTCCGAAAGCAGCGGAAGGACCACCGAAAGCAGCGGAAGGACCTCCGAAAGCAGCTGGAGGACCTCCGAAAACAGGTCAGTGCGCTGATCGAGGCGCTGGCACATATGTCTCGCCGCTGTGTCCTGATGGAGAAGAGGTCGCAGGAAGCCCCCTCCAGCCACCAGCCACCAGCCAGGCCTACCCAGACCCCGACCCCGCTGCGAAGACgggagaggagccagaggagAGGGGCCGCTTCG GGGCCGAGACCATCAAGCAGCGTCGGTTCCCCTGGTCCAGCTGTCCCCGCTGAAGTCGCTGAAGCTGCCGAACCTGTTCAGAAACGGCAGCGGAAGCAGACCGAGTTCTTTTTTTAG
- the LOC125247736 gene encoding uncharacterized protein LOC125247736 isoform X1, with translation MGLSDCPLCLREYSQLSQHLRVTHGVMNREERKLLLAIPSGRVDVRNGNCPVPGCDMSTSRMDRHLKSHTELTAAARRQVMESLKHRKILRNLAELRASDPAVAMASSLDLHESEDTEEQQQPCNNPRCQREREDLRKQRKDLRKQRKDHRKQRKDLRKQLEDLRKQVSALIEALAHMSRRCVLMEKRSQEAPSSHQPPARPTQTPTPLRRRERSQRRGAASQGPRPSSSVGSPGPAVPAEVAEAAEPVQKRQRKQTEFFF, from the exons ATGGGATTATCTGATTGCCCGCTTTGCCTCCGCGAGTACAGTCAACTCAGCCAGCACCTGAGGGTCACCCACGGAGTGATGAACAGAGAAGAAAGGAAGCTGCTCCTCGCCATCCCGTCCGGGAGGGTGGACGTCCGTAATGGCAACTGCCCTGTGCCCGGCTGCGACATGTCCACCTCCCGGATGGACCGCCACCTGAAGAGCCACACGGAGCTGACGGCCGCGGCTCGACGGCAGGTCATGGAGTCTCTGAAGCACAGAAAAATTCTGCGTAACCTCGCCGAGCTGCGGGCCAGCGACCCGGCCGTGGCCATGGCCTCCTCGCTCGACCTGCACGAGTCCGAAGATACGGAGGAGCAGCAGCAGCCATGCAACAACCCCAGGTGCCAAAGAGAGCGGGAGGACCTCCGAAAGCAGCGGAAGGACCTCCGAAAGCAGCGGAAGGACCACCGAAAGCAGCGGAAGGACCTCCGAAAGCAGCTGGAGGACCTCCGAAAACAGGTCAGTGCGCTGATCGAGGCGCTGGCACATATGTCTCGCCGCTGTGTCCTGATGGAGAAGAGGTCGCAGGAAGCCCCCTCCAGCCACCAGCCACCAGCCAGGCCTACCCAGACCCCGACCCCGCTGCGAAGACgggagaggagccagaggagAGGGGCCGCTTCG CAGGGGCCGAGACCATCAAGCAGCGTCGGTTCCCCTGGTCCAGCTGTCCCCGCTGAAGTCGCTGAAGCTGCCGAACCTGTTCAGAAACGGCAGCGGAAGCAGACCGAGTTCTTTTTTTAG
- the zgc:113516 gene encoding ethanolamine kinase 1 isoform X1 — translation MGCYVGSLTEGPVLLVRVYGQMTELFLDRDKEMEMFQVLHKHGCGPELYCSFTNGICYEFVRGVVLDDTLLRQPSVYRLIATEMAKIHSIKSGEVGDSSPVTPVLWSRLSQFLNLVQRSDAAKQQRSHEEEPSLKIIIKEMEELKTHLTHINSPVVLCHNDLLTKNVIYNQEEGTVKFIDYEYADFNYQAYDIGNHFNEFAGVSDVDSSLYPSRELQFDWLTAYLESFKSCSGVDSAVTRKELLELYVQVCKFSLAAHLFWCLWALLQAKHSTIDFDFKRYSRARFNYYFEKKQEFIGLRLP, via the exons ATGGGCTGCTATGTGGGCTCTCTGACAGAAGGTCCTGTTTTACTTGTGAGGGTTTATGGGCAGATGACTGAGCTGTTTTTGGACCGAGATAAAGAAATGGAGATGTTCCAGGTGCTGCACAAACACGGCTGTGGTCCAGAGCTCTACTGCAGCTTCACCAACGGCATCTGCTATGAGTTTGTCCGAGGAGTCGTGCTGGACGACACGCTGCTGAGACAGCCGTCTGTTTACAG ATTGATTGCAACAGAAATGGCAAAAATCCATTCCATAAAGTCAGGAGAAGTTGGAGACAGTTCACCCGTGACACCAGTTTTGTGGTCTAGATTGTCCCAGTTCCTGAACCTGGTCCAGAGATCCGATGCTGCTAAACAGCAAAG GTCCCATGAGGAGGAACCTAGCCTAAAGATCATCATCAAAGAGATGGAGGAACTGAAGACTCATCTTACCCACATCAACTCCCCAGTAGTACTGTGTCATAACGACCTCCTGACTAAAAATGTCATCTATAACCAAGAAGAAG GCACAGTAAAATTCATTGACTAtgaatatgctgattttaatTACCAAGCTTATGATATTGGAAACCACTTTAATGAATTTGCAG GCGTCAGTGACGTGGACTCCAGCCTGTACCCTAGTCGAGAGCTTCAGTTTGATTGGCTCACAGCGTATCTGGAGAGTTTCAAGAGCTGCAGTGGTGTGGATTCAGCTGTGACCAGGAAAGAGCTCCTGGAGCTTTATGTGCAAGTCTGCAAGTTCTCCTTG GCGGCTCATCTGTTCTGGTGTCTGTGGGCTCTGCTGCAGGCAAAACACTCCACTATCGACTTCGACTTCAAGAG GTATTCCAGGGCTCGATTCAACTACTACTTTGAGAAAAAGCAGGAGTTCATTGGATTGAGACTCCCATAA
- the zgc:113516 gene encoding ethanolamine kinase 1 isoform X2, producing the protein MGCYVGSLTEGPVLLVRVYGQMTELFLDRDKEMEMFQVLHKHGCGPELYCSFTNGICYEFVRGVVLDDTLLRQPSVYRLIATEMAKIHSIKSGEVGDSSPVTPVLWSRLSQFLNLVQRSDAAKQQRSHEEEPSLKIIIKEMEELKTHLTHINSPVVLCHNDLLTKNVIYNQEEGTVKFIDYEYADFNYQAYDIGNHFNEFAGISDVDSSLYPSRELQFDWLTAYLESFKSCSGVDSAVTRKELLELYVQVCKFSLAAHLFWCLWALLQAKHSTIDFDFKRYSRARFNYYFEKKQEFIGLRLP; encoded by the exons ATGGGCTGCTATGTGGGCTCTCTGACAGAAGGTCCTGTTTTACTTGTGAGGGTTTATGGGCAGATGACTGAGCTGTTTTTGGACCGAGATAAAGAAATGGAGATGTTCCAGGTGCTGCACAAACACGGCTGTGGTCCAGAGCTCTACTGCAGCTTCACCAACGGCATCTGCTATGAGTTTGTCCGAGGAGTCGTGCTGGACGACACGCTGCTGAGACAGCCGTCTGTTTACAG ATTGATTGCAACAGAAATGGCAAAAATCCATTCCATAAAGTCAGGAGAAGTTGGAGACAGTTCACCCGTGACACCAGTTTTGTGGTCTAGATTGTCCCAGTTCCTGAACCTGGTCCAGAGATCCGATGCTGCTAAACAGCAAAG GTCCCATGAGGAGGAACCTAGCCTAAAGATCATCATCAAAGAGATGGAGGAACTGAAGACTCATCTTACCCACATCAACTCCCCAGTAGTACTGTGTCATAACGACCTCCTGACTAAAAATGTCATCTATAACCAAGAAGAAG GCACAGTAAAATTCATTGACTAtgaatatgctgattttaatTACCAAGCTTATGATATTGGAAACCACTTTAATGAATTTGCAGGta TCAGTGACGTGGACTCCAGCCTGTACCCTAGTCGAGAGCTTCAGTTTGATTGGCTCACAGCGTATCTGGAGAGTTTCAAGAGCTGCAGTGGTGTGGATTCAGCTGTGACCAGGAAAGAGCTCCTGGAGCTTTATGTGCAAGTCTGCAAGTTCTCCTTG GCGGCTCATCTGTTCTGGTGTCTGTGGGCTCTGCTGCAGGCAAAACACTCCACTATCGACTTCGACTTCAAGAG GTATTCCAGGGCTCGATTCAACTACTACTTTGAGAAAAAGCAGGAGTTCATTGGATTGAGACTCCCATAA
- the LOC125247624 gene encoding uncharacterized protein LOC125247624 isoform X1: protein MQANQDCPDRASAGDAADPKVHAQGRGGAPGSSEGLQGGSCKLSKQAIPELLATLESVPTAKNMWRFYGHFSAFLASIYGHRGGVYQNMTIQEVGGMRKSTSEKSYVINVSSLHFLTRLLFFYPRPARLCYNSRCVVSSQIESHETNQAYGPAQVVLLEEEYERARRFLVLRSKLSGGKDGHFFFTSTPNSCKNLNSYFQEAWKEMKLPGCLTFTD from the exons ATGCAGGCTAACCAAGACTGTCCTGATCGGGCTTCGGCGGGAGATGCGGCAGATCCTAAAGTCCATGCTCAGGGGCGTGGTGGCGCACCAGGCAGCAGTGAAGGCCTCCAAGGAGGAAGCTGCAAGCTTTCGAAACAAGCTATCCCCGAGCTACTGG CCACCTTGGAGAGCGTGCCCACCGCCAAGAACATGTGGCGTTTTTACGGCCACTTCTCGGCGTTCCTCGCCTCCATCTATGGCCACCGAGGAGGTGTATATCAAAATATGACCATCCAGGAGGTGGGGGGGATGAGGAAATCGACGTCGGAGAAGTCCTACGTAATAAACGTGAgcagtttacattttttaacccGATTGTTGTTTTTCTACCCGCGCCCGGCACGGTTGTGTTATAACTCGCGTTGTGTCGTTTCTTCTCAGATCGAAAGCCACGAGACGAACCAGGCCTACGGGCCGGCCCAGGTGGTGCTGCTGGAGGAGGAGTACGAGCGGGCCAGGCGTTTCCTGGTGCTAAGGAGCAAGCTGTCGGGGGGGAAAGACGGCCATTTTTTCTTCACCTCCACGCCAAACTCCTGCAAAAACTTGAACAGTTACTTCCAGGAGGCGTGGAAGGAAATGAAGCTGCCTGGCTGTCTGACCTTCACGGACTGA
- the LOC125247624 gene encoding uncharacterized protein LOC125247624 isoform X2, whose amino-acid sequence MQANQDCPDRASAGDAADPKVHAQGRGGAPGSSEGLQGGSCKLSKQAIPELLATLESVPTAKNMWRFYGHFSAFLASIYGHRGGVYQNMTIQEVGGMRKSTSEKSYVINIESHETNQAYGPAQVVLLEEEYERARRFLVLRSKLSGGKDGHFFFTSTPNSCKNLNSYFQEAWKEMKLPGCLTFTD is encoded by the exons ATGCAGGCTAACCAAGACTGTCCTGATCGGGCTTCGGCGGGAGATGCGGCAGATCCTAAAGTCCATGCTCAGGGGCGTGGTGGCGCACCAGGCAGCAGTGAAGGCCTCCAAGGAGGAAGCTGCAAGCTTTCGAAACAAGCTATCCCCGAGCTACTGG CCACCTTGGAGAGCGTGCCCACCGCCAAGAACATGTGGCGTTTTTACGGCCACTTCTCGGCGTTCCTCGCCTCCATCTATGGCCACCGAGGAGGTGTATATCAAAATATGACCATCCAGGAGGTGGGGGGGATGAGGAAATCGACGTCGGAGAAGTCCTACGTAATAAAC ATCGAAAGCCACGAGACGAACCAGGCCTACGGGCCGGCCCAGGTGGTGCTGCTGGAGGAGGAGTACGAGCGGGCCAGGCGTTTCCTGGTGCTAAGGAGCAAGCTGTCGGGGGGGAAAGACGGCCATTTTTTCTTCACCTCCACGCCAAACTCCTGCAAAAACTTGAACAGTTACTTCCAGGAGGCGTGGAAGGAAATGAAGCTGCCTGGCTGTCTGACCTTCACGGACTGA